A stretch of the Lolium perenne isolate Kyuss_39 chromosome 3, Kyuss_2.0, whole genome shotgun sequence genome encodes the following:
- the LOC127343621 gene encoding GDSL esterase/lipase At4g10955, whose translation MDKMRSRKDLFEVSGPTYLTYVNWNCPHHRRSVMASLVQGAYVLERDRQLNQQGPDALAPAWWKFFHFELRQELVDDADSSIFGAVYAFKPPYNILDPAAAASAPHYVVAFRGTIRNKASASRDLELDLQLARNGGLERSTRFLVAMHAIRAVVSAAGAGHGRVWLAGHSLGSAISTLGGKIMARAGVLLPAFLFNPPFLSAPVERIPHKKVKHGIRIAKSFVTAGVATVLQHKGGGGDEAFAALARWVPNVLVNPADHISAEYVGYFGHRKKMEDIGAGAVGRLATRHSVTHLLQGIGKPGGCEPLHLFPSAVLTVNRGPSPDFKTAHGIHQWWRPDLAMQLQCSAYSYA comes from the exons ATGGACAAAATGCGGTCACGGAAGGATCTTTTCGAGGTTTCAGGACCTACGTATTTGACATATGTGAACTG GAACTGCCCGCACCACCGGCGATCGGTGATGGCGAGCCTCGTCCAAGGCGCGTACGTGCTGGAGCGCGACCGGCAGCTTAACCAGCAGGGCCCGGACGCCCTGGCGCCGGCGTGGTGGAAGTTCTTCCACTTCGAGCTTCGGCAGGAGCTCGTGGACGACGCCGACTCCTCCATCTTCGGTGCGGTGTACGCGTTCAAGCCGCCGTACAACATTCTCGACCCCGCGGCGGCCGCCAGCGCGCCGCACTACGTCGTCGCCTTCCGAGGGACCATCAGGAACAAGGCTTCGGCGTCCAGGGACCTCGAGCTGGACCTCCAGCTCGCCCGGAACGGCGGCCTCGAGCGCAGCACCCGTTTCCTAGTCGCGATGCATGCCATCCGCGCCGTCGTGTCGGCCGCGGGCGCGGGGCACGGCCGCGtctggctggccggccactcgctGGGTTCCGCCATCTCGACCCTCGGCGGGAAGATCATGGCCAGGGCGGGCGTCCTCCTCCCCGCGTTCCTCTTCAACCCGCCGTTCCTGTCGGCGCCGGTGGAGAGGATCCCGCACAAGAAGGTGAAGCACGGCATCCGCATCGCCAAGAGCTTCGTCACGGCCGGGGTGGCCACCGTCCTGCAGCACAAGGGCGGCGGCGGAGACGAGGCCTTCGCGGCGCTGGCGCGGTGGGTGCCGAACGTGCTCGTGAACCCGGCGGACCACATCAGCGCGGAGTACGTCGGGTACTTCGGCCACCGCAAGAAGATGGAGGACATCGGCGCGGGCGCCGTCGGGAGGCTGGCGACGAGGCACTCGGTCACGCACCTGCTGCAGGGCATCGGCAAGCCGGGAGGCTGCGAGCCCCTGCACCTGTTTCCTTCGGCCGTCCTGACGGTGAACCGCGGCCCGTCGCCGGACTTCAAGACCGCGCACGGCATCCACCAGTGGTGGAGGCCGGACTTGGCCATGCAGCTGCAGTGCAGCGCCTATTCGTACGCTTGA